In the Corynebacterium kroppenstedtii genome, one interval contains:
- a CDS encoding NAD-dependent succinate-semialdehyde dehydrogenase, producing the protein MSIDLEELIAKTPTQLFINGKWVDSSSSETFDVENPATGEVIATVASATGDDAIKALDAASDAQYEWSHTSSRERSSILKKAFDLVQENSEELATLMTLEMGKPLAESRGEVTYGGEFLRWFSEEANRIGGQYSTSPEGSLRFLVSRRPVGPCFLITPWNFPLAMGTRKIGPALAAGCTVVLKPARLTPLTSLYFIELLRQAGVPDGVVNVVPSKSASSVSDPIMSDSRLRKMSFTGSTGVGKHLLEAASKNVLRTSMELGGNAPFVVFDDADLDKAVEGAMAAKMRNMGEACTAANRFIVHESVAEEFSKKLAQAMGDLTCGNGLDEGTTCGPLIEKKALENVAALVDDAKEKGATVLCGGESLGGKGYFYKPTVLYPVPTDARVFGEEIFGPVAPITTFSTENEALELANDTEYGLSSYIFTTNVQRALRFSEDLEAGMAGLNVGVLSNAAAPFGGVKQSGLGREGGNAGIEEYQEVRYIAMPTE; encoded by the coding sequence GTGTCTATTGATCTGGAAGAGCTGATAGCGAAAACTCCAACCCAGTTATTTATTAATGGGAAGTGGGTTGATTCGTCTAGCTCAGAGACCTTTGACGTTGAGAACCCTGCCACCGGCGAGGTCATCGCAACGGTGGCTAGCGCGACGGGCGATGATGCCATTAAGGCCCTTGACGCGGCATCTGATGCTCAATACGAGTGGTCACATACGTCGTCCCGTGAGCGCAGCTCAATTTTGAAAAAGGCGTTTGACCTGGTTCAAGAGAACTCTGAGGAATTAGCCACGTTGATGACGCTGGAAATGGGGAAGCCTCTAGCGGAATCCCGCGGTGAGGTCACGTACGGCGGGGAGTTCCTCCGCTGGTTCTCTGAGGAAGCGAACCGCATTGGGGGTCAATATTCCACGAGCCCGGAGGGCTCTCTACGGTTCCTGGTTTCCCGTCGCCCTGTGGGGCCATGTTTCCTCATCACACCGTGGAACTTCCCGCTGGCCATGGGTACCCGCAAGATCGGCCCAGCATTAGCTGCCGGCTGCACCGTCGTGTTGAAGCCCGCGCGCCTAACACCGCTCACCTCGCTGTACTTTATTGAGCTGCTGCGCCAAGCCGGCGTGCCGGATGGCGTCGTTAATGTGGTGCCGTCGAAATCGGCATCGTCAGTGTCGGATCCGATCATGAGCGATTCGCGCTTGCGCAAAATGTCGTTCACCGGCTCGACGGGCGTCGGCAAGCATCTGCTCGAAGCCGCCTCGAAGAATGTGTTGCGAACCTCGATGGAGCTGGGTGGCAATGCTCCGTTTGTCGTTTTTGACGACGCGGATCTGGACAAGGCTGTTGAGGGTGCTATGGCTGCAAAGATGCGGAACATGGGTGAGGCCTGTACGGCTGCGAACCGGTTTATTGTGCATGAGTCGGTGGCCGAGGAGTTCTCGAAGAAGCTGGCCCAGGCAATGGGTGATTTGACCTGTGGAAATGGGTTGGATGAGGGCACGACGTGCGGCCCGCTGATTGAGAAGAAAGCCCTGGAGAACGTGGCCGCTTTAGTTGATGATGCTAAAGAGAAGGGCGCGACGGTGCTTTGCGGCGGTGAGTCCCTTGGGGGCAAGGGCTATTTCTATAAGCCGACGGTACTGTACCCCGTTCCCACCGATGCGCGAGTATTCGGTGAGGAGATTTTCGGGCCCGTCGCCCCGATTACGACATTCTCTACGGAAAACGAGGCACTTGAGTTAGCCAACGATACCGAATACGGATTGTCATCCTATATATTTACGACGAATGTCCAGCGAGCGTTGCGGTTCTCGGAGGATCTCGAGGCTGGAATGGCAGGTTTAAATGTGGGCGTCTTGTCCAACGCGGCGGCTCCATTCGGTGGCGTGAAGCAGTCCGGCCTGGGTCGCGAAGGCGGAAATGCCGGTATCGAGGAATACCAGGAGGTTCGCTATATCGCTATGCCAACGGAGTAG
- a CDS encoding MFS transporter encodes MGAMTGTVRRVYDGIALSYGMTMVVLGSTIPSGLYSIYQRDWGLGSSSTVVFFSFYVVGVVIALLFGHVSDIVGRKPVILTCIALSLASSMTFTLATNFPGLCIGRTLSGLSVGLCTGAFTTFLMLAVSAATQIGMAFLPREPSLAAGMIILVAGLGSTAVPALAAGIVGGQPFVVATVCAIVAACAISNVFLLRSGKHR; translated from the coding sequence ATGGGTGCAATGACTGGTACGGTGCGACGGGTTTATGACGGGATAGCGCTATCGTATGGAATGACGATGGTCGTACTCGGGTCGACGATTCCGTCGGGGCTGTATTCGATATATCAGCGGGATTGGGGGCTGGGTTCCAGCTCAACTGTCGTCTTCTTTTCTTTTTATGTCGTGGGTGTGGTCATTGCATTATTGTTTGGCCACGTTTCTGACATTGTAGGAAGAAAACCAGTTATCTTAACGTGTATTGCGCTCTCTTTGGCCTCGAGCATGACCTTTACACTGGCAACTAATTTTCCTGGTTTGTGTATTGGCCGCACCCTATCCGGTTTATCGGTAGGATTATGCACTGGCGCCTTTACGACGTTTCTGATGCTTGCGGTCTCTGCGGCAACTCAAATTGGGATGGCGTTTCTTCCCCGCGAGCCCAGTTTGGCGGCCGGAATGATTATTTTGGTGGCGGGTCTCGGATCCACCGCGGTTCCCGCTCTTGCCGCAGGAATTGTGGGCGGTCAGCCTTTTGTTGTTGCGACTGTGTGTGCCATCGTCGCCGCTTGTGCTATCAGCAATGTGTTTTTACTACGCAGTGGTAAGCACCGGTAA